The Tachysurus vachellii isolate PV-2020 chromosome 19, HZAU_Pvac_v1, whole genome shotgun sequence genome segment ttattattaattaattatattggCCTTATGACCTTCATTAGAAGGTTTGCCTGGCTTTAATACAAGTGTTATTAGTGCTGATCTTAATGAAGGGGTAGGATTCCTTTCTCAAATGACTCCTTAAACATATTAAGCAAATGTGCAGATCTTCGATGCTTAAATTTCTGTCCAAAGGAAAATATTCTGTTCTGATTGTTTAGGAAAATTAAGTTTATCTAAAAAGTTATCTTGTCTTTCCAAGGTGTTTGTGTATTCAGTGTTTTATAGGTTCTCATAAAACAACTTAAAGACCTTGGGTCCACAATATTCTCTTCACTATGATTGAGTTAATgactctttctgtttgtttctccaTGCGAGTAGTTTTCCAGGTTtttcacactgatcacagtaaGATTGCTGAGttctaattacatttacagcatttagcagacacacttatccagagagacttacattttttatcttattttatacaactgagcaactgagggttaagggccttgctcaggggcccagcagtggcagcctggtggacatgggaatcgaactcacaaccttccgactgGTAGTCCAGtccaggctaccacatcccatgtgtttttgtgtgtttgtaattgtgTTTCTTCTGACCTGCATATTTTGTTCCCAGAGCATCCTCATGTGTTGGACCAGAGATGATTGTGGTGCAGTGTGTAgtttctttcctccttttttcaAGTCATTTCTTTTTCGAGTTGATTGCTGCTTTCTCTCGTATCATCAGCTCTGAGAGGGTTGTGTGAGATCTTGTGTGGTTCACCTGTCCAGGGACGATTGTTAGTTCAGTCCTTTGCTAACGATTAGAGTGTTGTTCAGTTGTGTTGTTCCTGAGAACTTTCTCCTACCTGCATAATCTCTGTTGCCTTCACCATGAAATTTTCCCAAATGATGgcttttataatcacaccaggTGACATTATGTGTGTAAATCTGAAGTGTATATGTGCACAGGAAGTAGattaaatgacaaaattaaAGTCTGAATTTTTCTTTCCATCCCTGTGAATGCAGTGTGATGAAGTCTGCTGAAGTGTCTTGTGGTTCAGGTTGTAATGATAGTACGTGTTCTTGCAGGACCTCAGTATGGTTCTGTGGAGCGAGCCTGGCTGGCTGTGATGACGGAGGCGGATAAAGTGAGTGAGCTCCATCAGGAGGTGAAGAACGGCCTGCTGAATGAGGACGTGGAGAAGGTGAAGAATTGGCAGAAAGACGCCTACCATAAACAGATGATCGGCGGATTCAAGGAGGCCAAAGAGGCAGAAGAAGGTTTCAAGAAAGCTCAGAAACCGTGGGCCAAGAAACTCAAAGAGGTACGAATAAAAACACGTTATTATTCATCCTAATCCTAAATAAACTTCTTATTTAAGACTGAAATGTTAAGCATGTGTTTCAACACTGTACGTCCAGTGTGTacatccacatctacacaagATCATGTCTTTGGTCTTTGTGctcagaaacataaacaaagatgTACATTTTCATGAGCATTAAGAAGTCACAGGACCAGAGAAAATACTGTAAAGATCTCTGACACTGGATTAAATAATATGCAGGAAGAAAGTTCAAGGAACTGCAACTAATCTTCTCTGGACAGGTAAACCACAAAAgatctcacaccacactctcagaGCTGATGATGAGAAAGGCAAGAGAGAATAGTataagagaggagaagagaagagaagagaagaaaggagagaaggCAGCAGTCACTTGAAAAGATCTGACCTGAACCACAAGCTTCTGTGATGCTGCACTCAGAACTCCTTTAAACCAGAACAAAATGCTGCAAATATTTCAGATCTTCATGTTTGAAGAAAGAAGGGTTGTGAGTACGAGCCTAGGAACATCAGGAACTCCAGGAACACCAGACCctcagtgaagcatggtgtgtgtgcagtactGGGGCTCTCAGTGCTCAGGCTTTACTCGGGGCACATAAGAGGAGAATTTAATCTCATAAGCCAAGAAACTGTGTGTAGGGAGAAGATCAGAAGATGTTTGTACAACAAGCCACAACACCCCAGAAGATCTTGATTTGTCCAGTCTCCTGACCTGAATCCCAGTTGAACTAAAGCTGAGCTGCTGAGAGGAACAGGACAAACCTGATCCTCTGTGATGTGCTCATCAGCAGCAGCTTCACACCACAGTGCTAATGTCACTGATTTGTGGAGTTGGGATGAAGCTTTTGAGAAATAGATGATCcataatctgatctgatctgagagtaaatctgtttgtctttgtgtgtgtttgtgtgtgtgtctgtgtgtagatggAAACATTTAAGAAGACGTACCACATGGCATGTAAGGAGGAGAAACTGGCAGCTTCCCGCGAGGCCAACAGCAAGGCCGAGGCGTCCGTCACTCCAGACCAGCAGAAGAAACTGCACGAGAAAACAGAGAAATGCAAACAGGACGTGCAGaaggtgagaaaaacaaaacagagagagagagaatgaaatgaTCCTGCTTTACAGCTTCAGCAtcctgcattgtgtgtgtgtctgtgtgtgtatgtgtgtgtgtgtctgcatgtgtattttgtgtgtatgtgtctgtatgtgtgtgtctgtgtgtatatgtgtgtgtaggtgtgtgtgtatctgcatgtgtattttgtgtgtatgtgtctgtatgtgtgtgtctgtgtgtatatgtgtgtgtaggtgtgtgtgtctacatgtATACGTGCGTGTActgtatacttgtgtgtgtttgtgtatacgtgtgtgtgtacgtttgtgtgtgtgcgtgtgtttgtgtgtctgtgtgtacgtgtgtgtgtgtatgtgtgtatacgtgtgcgtgtgtgtacatatatatgtgtgtgtatacgtgtgtgtgtttgtgtgtctgtgtgtgtttgtctgtctgtgtatacgtgtgtgtgtacgtttgtgtgtgtgcgtgtgtttgtgtgtctgtgtgtacgtgtgtttgagtgtctgtgtatacgtgtttgtgtgtatatgtgtgtatgcatacgtgtgtgtgtacgtgtgtacgtgtgtgtgtatgtgtgtatacgtgtgcgtgtgtgtacatatatgtgtgtgtatacgtgtgtgtgtttgtgtgtctgtgtgtgtttgtgtgtctgtgtatacgtgtgtgtgtttgtgtgtctgtgtgtgtttgtgtgtctgtgtatacgtgtgtgtatgtatgtgtgtgtgtatgtgtggagtttgtgtgtgtatgtgtgtttgtttgtgtgtgtttgtgtttgtgtgtatgtgtggagtttgtgtgtgcatgtgtgtgtgtgtgtttgtgtgtgtatgtgtgtgtttgtgtttgtgtgtttatgtgtgtgtttttgttagtgtgtgtatgtgtgtgtttgtgtgttcatggaCCGGGGTAAAGCTCAGTGGAAATGGGTGAGAGgctctgattatttatttatttatttatttatttatttttagagctgCAGCTGAAACTCTTCTTCATTCGACTCTGTCGCTCGCTCTCACTTGTGATCCCACCTGTGATCCCACCTGTGATCCCACCTGTGATCCCACCTGTGATCTCACCAGTGATCATGAGTCATTTTGATCGTCTGATCGTATAATAACCATCTCACTAAAGGACCAGTTCATAATTTATAACTGGAGATTTGTCACATTCTGCTGAATTATTCAGTACTaattaaagtcctgagtgttaaTCTTTACATAAGCAGAGATTAAATCTTGTCAGATCAGTAAGATGAACAGATctcagagtctcacacacactttctgaaaGAAaggttttttaatgatttaaccCAAAGCACAGTTACATTAGGTGATAAAAATGATGTTAGTGCTGATTTACAGtgttacactgtttacagtagACAAATTCAtgagagaaataaatcaaaaaggAATCAAATGAGTCAAATGAGTCAAATGAATCGAATCAATTTGCTCACTGcagatttataatttatagaGATCCATttataacctgtgtgtgtgtgtgtgtgtgtgtgtgtgtgtatacgtgtgtgtgagataggCGAAGGAGAAGTATGAGAAGTCTCTGGATGAGTTGGGGAAATGTCAGCCTCAGTACACTGAGAGCATGGAGCAGGTGTTTGATCAGTGTCAGCAGCACGAGGTCAAGAGACTGAACTTCCTTAAAGAGGTTCTACTGGACATTAAACGTCACCTCAACCTCACAGAGAACCAAAGGTCAGAGTTCCAGAAAGCTGCTgggttctcacacacacatcacctcacacacacacacacatacacacacatcacctcacacacacacacatacacacacacatcacctcacacacacacatacacacacacatcacctcacacacacacacacacacacacatcacctcacacacacacacacacacacacatcacctcacacacacacaaacacatcacctcacacacacacacacacatacacacacatcacctcacacacacacacacacacacacacacacatacacacacacacatcacctcacatacacacacacacacatcacctcacacacacacacacatacacacacatcacctcacacacacacacatacacacatcacctcacacacatcacctcacacacacacaaacacatcacctcacacacacacacacacgcacatacacacacatcacctcacacacacacacatacacacacatcacctcacacacacacacacatacacacacacatcacctcacacacacacacacacacacacacatcacctcacacacacacacacacacatcacctcacacacacacaaacacatcacctcacacacacacacacacacatacacacacatcacctcacacacacacacacacacacacacatacacacacacacacacatcacctcacacacacacacacacacacatcacctcacacacacacacacatacacacacacatcacctcacacacacacacacacacacacacacacacacatacacacacacacacatcacctcacacacacacacatacacacatcacctcacacacatcacctcacacacacacaaacacatcacctcacacacacacacacgtacatacacacacatcacctcacacacacacacacatacacacacatcacctcacacacacacacacacacacacacacatcacctcacacacacacacacacacacatcacctcacacacacacaaacacatcacctcacacacacacacacacacacacacacacacacacacatacacacacacatcacctcacacacacacacacacacatcacctcacacacacacacacatcacctcacacacacacacacacacatacacacacatcacctcacacacacacacacacatacacacacacatcacctcacacacacacacacacacacacacacatacacacacacacatcacctcacacacacacacacatacacacatcacctcacacacatcacctcacacacacacaaacacatcacctcacacacacacacacgcacatacacacacatcacctcacacacacacacacatacacacacatcacctcacacacacacacacatacacacacacatcacctcacacacacacacacatcacctcacacacacacacacacacatcacctcacacacacacaaacacatcacctcacacacacacacacacatacacacacatcacctcacacacacacacacacacacacacgcacatacacacacacacatcacctcacacacacacacacacacatcacctcacacacacacacacacatacacacacatcacctcacacacacacacacacatacacacacacatcacctcacacacacacacacatacacacacacatcacctcacacacacacacacacacatcacctcacacacacacaaacacatcacctcacacacacatacacacacatcacctcacacacacacacacacacacacacacacatacacacacacatcacctcacacacacacacacacacacacacatcacctcacacacacacacacacatcacctcacacacacacacacacacaggtatggtGTGATGACGCACGTCTCTGTTCCCTCCCTGAGGTGAtgagttttctataacagcacgatcatgagttttattcctcttacaccacaaaAGTTCTTTATTATTTCTAGAAAATGAGCTGAAATCTTTTATTagttataatttaattttaattaaagaaatgaaatcaaaattaattctataaaataattttccagATGAAGTAACAAAAAATCTCACACTTTATTCTACAGACACGACCTTCAGATTATTCTGATTGAATCCTTGAATAAATCAAATTAAGTTGTTCACTGCATTtataatgcgtgtgtgtgtatgtgtgtgtgtgtatatgtgtgtgtgtatgtgtgtgtatgtgtgtgttgtcttggtttgtttttttagctaTGCATCAGTTTACCGTGAGCTGGAGCGCAGCATCCTCGCCATCAGCTCACAGGAGGATCTGAAGTGGTTCAGCAACAACCACGGCCCCGACATGCACATGAACTGGCCCCAGTTTGAGGTAAACTAACACCAGCATGGCATTATGGGTAACATTATCATCATATGTGtactaaaatattaaatactaataAAGTACTGTTTAATTTTATAGTAGTATATTAGTGAAGGACGTGTATGATGATAAACTTTAGTCCTGATTGATTTCTGACTGATTTCTAGAGTTGATGATATTCCAATATTCTTGTCccacattaataaattaaattcaaattgttttaaaaatctttatatgcTTAGAAAGTTTTATGTTTCATGTCATGATTGTGTCAATTTTAATGGTCATTAACTCTATCAGGAAAAAGAGAGTGAAGAGTATTTTCCATCgtcactcatttat includes the following:
- the LOC132862680 gene encoding protein kinase C and casein kinase substrate in neurons protein 1-like, whose amino-acid sequence is MSGSYDESTASDEAMDSFWEVGNYKRAVKRIDDGHRLCNDLMNCLQERAKIEKAYSQQLTEWSKRWRQLIEKGPQYGSVERAWLAVMTEADKVSELHQEVKNGLLNEDVEKVKNWQKDAYHKQMIGGFKEAKEAEEGFKKAQKPWAKKLKEMETFKKTYHMACKEEKLAASREANSKAEASVTPDQQKKLHEKTEKCKQDVQKAKEKYEKSLDELGKCQPQYTESMEQVFDQCQQHEVKRLNFLKEVLLDIKRHLNLTENQSYASVYRELERSILAISSQEDLKWFSNNHGPDMHMNWPQFEEYNPEATNAVAKREKKKPDGAAPATPSTEHGGQPGDRGSVSSYDKNQAYSTEWSDDEQPAGYSGNETNGGGNSFEEDAGKGAVRVRALYDYEGQEQDELSFKAGDELLKIEEEDDQGWCRGRLDNGRTGLYPANYVEEI